A single window of Mustela erminea isolate mMusErm1 chromosome 4, mMusErm1.Pri, whole genome shotgun sequence DNA harbors:
- the RPL7L1 gene encoding 60S ribosomal protein L7-like 1 isoform X1, with amino-acid sequence MSSRRSFGNMAEQEQRKKIPLVPENLLKKRKAYQALKATQAKQALLDKKEQKKGKQLKFKRLEWFLHDSWRQQRDRVRLRRLEVKPRGLEVPDKHSLAFVVRIQRINGVSSLVQRTIARLRLKKIFSGVFFRVTPQTIKMLRIVEPYVAWGFPNLKSVRELILKRGQAKVKNKTIPLTDNTVIEEHLGKYGVICLEDLIHEIAFPGKNFQEISAFLRPFHLSVARHTTKNRVGFLKEVGLPGYRGERINQLIRQLN; translated from the exons ATGAGCAGTCGTCGCAGCTTCGGAAACATGGCGGAGCAAGA GCAAAGAAAAAAGATCCCATTGGTTCCAGAAAATCTCCTGAAAAAGAGGAAGGCTTATCAGGCCCTTAAAGCCACTCAAGCAAAGCAGGCACTTTTGGACAAGAAGGAG cagaagaaaggaaaacagctcAAGTTTAAGCGACTGGAATGGTTCTTACATGATTCCTGGCGGCAGCAGCGTGACAGGGTGCGCCTCAGACGACTAGAAGTGAAACCTCGTGGCCTGGAAGTGCCAGATAAACATTCCTTGGCCTTTGTTGTACGCATCCAAAG GATTAATGGGGTGAGTTCACTGGTGCAGAGGACCATTGCAAGGCTTCGCCTGAAGAAGATTTTCAGTGGTGTCTTTTTCAGAGTAACCCCCCAGACCATAAAAATGCTGCGTATAGTGGAACCTTATGTGGCCTGGGG GTTTCCAAATCTGAAGTCTGTCCGGGAACTCATCTTGAAACGTGGACAAGCCAAGGTCAAGAATAAAACCATCCCTTTGACGGATAATACAGTgattgaggagcacctgg GGAAGTATGGTGTTATTTGCCTGGAAGACCTCATTCATGAAATTGCCTTTCCGGGGAAGAATTTCCAGGAGATCTCTGCATTCTTGCGTCCTTTCCATCTCTCAGTGGCCCGTCACACTACCAAGAATAGAgtgggcttcctgaaggaggtgggCTTACCTGGCTATCGAGGTGAACGCATCAATCAACTCATTCGACAGTTGAATTAA
- the RPL7L1 gene encoding 60S ribosomal protein L7-like 1 isoform X2 yields MSSRRSFGNMAEQEQRKKIPLVPENLLKKRKAYQALKATQAKQALLDKKEKKGKQLKFKRLEWFLHDSWRQQRDRVRLRRLEVKPRGLEVPDKHSLAFVVRIQRINGVSSLVQRTIARLRLKKIFSGVFFRVTPQTIKMLRIVEPYVAWGFPNLKSVRELILKRGQAKVKNKTIPLTDNTVIEEHLGKYGVICLEDLIHEIAFPGKNFQEISAFLRPFHLSVARHTTKNRVGFLKEVGLPGYRGERINQLIRQLN; encoded by the exons ATGAGCAGTCGTCGCAGCTTCGGAAACATGGCGGAGCAAGA GCAAAGAAAAAAGATCCCATTGGTTCCAGAAAATCTCCTGAAAAAGAGGAAGGCTTATCAGGCCCTTAAAGCCACTCAAGCAAAGCAGGCACTTTTGGACAAGAAGGAG aagaaaggaaaacagctcAAGTTTAAGCGACTGGAATGGTTCTTACATGATTCCTGGCGGCAGCAGCGTGACAGGGTGCGCCTCAGACGACTAGAAGTGAAACCTCGTGGCCTGGAAGTGCCAGATAAACATTCCTTGGCCTTTGTTGTACGCATCCAAAG GATTAATGGGGTGAGTTCACTGGTGCAGAGGACCATTGCAAGGCTTCGCCTGAAGAAGATTTTCAGTGGTGTCTTTTTCAGAGTAACCCCCCAGACCATAAAAATGCTGCGTATAGTGGAACCTTATGTGGCCTGGGG GTTTCCAAATCTGAAGTCTGTCCGGGAACTCATCTTGAAACGTGGACAAGCCAAGGTCAAGAATAAAACCATCCCTTTGACGGATAATACAGTgattgaggagcacctgg GGAAGTATGGTGTTATTTGCCTGGAAGACCTCATTCATGAAATTGCCTTTCCGGGGAAGAATTTCCAGGAGATCTCTGCATTCTTGCGTCCTTTCCATCTCTCAGTGGCCCGTCACACTACCAAGAATAGAgtgggcttcctgaaggaggtgggCTTACCTGGCTATCGAGGTGAACGCATCAATCAACTCATTCGACAGTTGAATTAA